TGGTGTCTCGGAACGGTATATCGACAAGATGATCGGGGTCGTCAAAGCGTATACTACCCGGGTTGGCGGCGGGCCGTTTGTGACCGAACTGCATGATGAAATCGGTCAGCGGATTCGCGATGTGGGGAATGAATACGGAACCGTGACCGGCCGTCCCAGGCGGTGTGGCTGGTTCGATGCTGTTGCAACCCGCTACGGAGCCAACATCAGCGGTGTTGACTGCATAGCCGTGATGTTGCTGGATGTCTTAAGCGGGCTGGACGAGTTGAAGATCTGTGAAGCCTATGATGTGAATGGTACGCAGGTCACTGATTTCCCCAGCCATATTCTCGATCTGGAACAGGCAAAGCCGGTCTATCGAAGTATTCCTGGTTGGAAAGAAGATATTACCGGGATTCGCCGGATGGAAGACCTGCCGGAAAACGCGATTGCCTATATCAAAGCAGTCGAAGAGATCATCGGCAAACCGGTCGAGATCGTTTCCGTGGGCCCCGACCGTGAACAGACGATTTTGTTGAAATAGGCTTTTCAGGTCTTCTCTACAATAACAGGGTTGTTGTGAGATCATAGAAGATCGTTATGCAATGTCTGGGTGCCATCTGTCGGCTTGTCCGACAGTGCCCGGCTCAGTTTCTTGAAACGTATTCGCTATTGGACTTCAAAGAATTCCCAAGGTAAACCGTGTATTTGAGGTAAATCTGGATCAACGACTTTACCATCACTCTCGTACCAACGAGCACTTGACCATTTCCATGAACTAGAGTCGTTCGAGAGTTTACGTTTGACAGGATTTAAGTGGATATAATTGATCGCGTTTTCGACTGCTTGTTTTGTTGACAAATTGCGATCGTATCCGGGGCCTTTCTGCCAAAAGTGAAATACAGATTTCCCTGAATTCTTTTTTGATGTCAGTTCCAAGACTAAGTCGTTGTTCTTCTGAATTAGAAGTTCTTTTATTCTGTATGAAAAAGGGCGTTTGATCGCTGCAAGTAGTCGATCAATCTTACATTCGTTGCTCTCCGGATAAACGAAGAGATGTAAATGCTCAGGCATTATAACGAAGGCAATTAAGCGGAAATGGTGACGTACTAGAGCTTGATCAATTGATTGACATAGCAGCTTGTTCCAAATCGGGTTCGTCAGTAGAGGTTTTCTTTGATAACACGAAAAAGTTAATTCATGACAATCACCCGGTTCATGGAAATGTTTGATTTGTTTTCGAGGAGAAGTCATGGTTTTCGCCTTGGAAGAAATCTCAGTTTCTTTTATGGGCTAGGTGAATTTCAGGCATTTTATACTATTCAGAAATCGTATTGAGTTTAAAAGATAGAAGAACTGACTATTGGTTACTACCTTTTTTTCATTGGGAAAGGATTTAATACTCAAATACATCTATGTCAGAAGTTGGTCGGTAGATAGAAATTGCACTGTCGGGCAAGCCGACAGGTGGCACCCTGTGTAAGGGGATGTAAAGTGTGAATCGCTATAGAAAATAAAATGATCTGCCTTAACAGCTATTCCACAACGACCCCTTTCTTGAGAATCAGGTTGGCATACAGGGCCGTTTCGCTGGTGGCGACGATGGCGTAGGCCAGTTTTGCCCGTTCATAAAATTCGAAGCGTTCAATTTTTTCCAGTTCGAATTTCCGACTGTCATGCTTTTGAATGAGTTGCTGGTAGGTGCTCCAGATGGGAGGCTCCGCCGTTTTTTCGTCGACGGGGTTCATTAAGCCGGCCGGCTGATCTACGAACGTATCAAGCGGGAAGAACTGCAGCATCGCATCTAAGATTTCAGGGACACCATGACCGTCAAGGCGGATGATCCGCTGGGCGTGTGAGTCGGCGGGGAAGTTTCCGTCTGCGAGTACAATATCATCGCCGTGCCCCATATTCATCATTGTGTTCATCAGATCGGGGGAGAGTATCGGAGGAATTCCTTTGAGCATCGCATTTCCCTTTTTATTGTGAATGTTTGTAGATCGCTGTCAGTGGTTGCCTTGATTTTGAAGGCTCAAAAGTCAAATGAATCGGGCAAGCCGATTGGATTTCCATTATGCAGAAATTTTACGGCGAAGGCGAGGATGGCTTGCTGGATATGCCGTCGTGAACCCGTTATGATGGCCTGAGTTCAAGATGGTGGCTCGCCATTTTTTGAATCGCCGTTAATCTAGTCGGTAGCAAATTTTCAGGAGAAAGTCTGAAAAATCAATGAAAATTCACGAATATCAGGCCAAACAGTTGTTTCGCGAAGTCGGGATTCCCGTACCTGAGGGAATCATAGCGAAAACCGCCGATGAAGCGGTGGCCGCATTTGAGAAACTAGACCGTCCGTTGGTGGTTGTGAAATCCCAAATTCACGCCGGAGGCCGCGGAAAAGGTCGTTTCAAAGAACACCCCGATCAAGCGGGTGTTGTTCTGGCACGTTCTGCAGAGGAAGTTCGCGAGAACGCCGAACGGATGCTGGGTTCGACTCTGGTGACGATCCAGACAGGCGAAGAAGGAAAGCAGGTTAATACGCTGTTCATCGAACAGGGACTGGATATTGCCAAAGAGCTGTATCTGGGTTGTGTGATTGACCGCGAAGCAGGCGGCCCGGTGATGATTCTCTCTACTGAAGGGGGGATGGAAATCGAAGTTGTCGCCGAAGAAGCTCCGGAAAAAATTCTGAGTGAGCCTTTTTCGATTCACACTGGCTTACTCGGCTTTCAAGCCCGTAAGTTGGCATTCAAACTGGGCATGGAAGGGAAAACCGTTCGCAGTGCCGAGAAGTTTTTCTGCCAGCTCAGTCGATTCTTTGTTGATAACGACTGCAGCATGACCGAGATCAATCCGCTAGTGATTACCGGCGAAGGTGACTTGGTTGCCTTGGATGCGAAAGTGACCTTTGATGACAACGCACTGTTCCGTCATAAACCGTTTGACGAACTGCGCGACCTGACCGAAGAAGACCCGGCCGAAGTCGCTGCGGCCAATGCCGGTTTAAGCTACGTTAAGCTGGATGGAAATATTGGCTGTCTGGTCAACGGTGCTGGCCTGGCAATGAGTACGATGGACCTGATCAAGCATCATGGCGGAGAGCCTGCCAACTTCCTGGACGTAGGTGGCGGAGCGAATGTCGATCAGGTAACCGAAGCGTTTCGGATTATTCTGGCGGACGAAAATGTCAAAGCGGTCCTGGTGAATATCTTTGGCGGGATCATGAAGTGCGACACAATTGTGACTGCGTTACTGGAAGCCTACGAGAAGGTTGGGTTTACTGTGCCTCTGGTGGTTCGTCTGGAAGGTACGAATGTAGAAGTGGCCCGTAAGATGCTTTCTGAAAGTGGTCGGGATATTATTTCCGCGACCGATTTAACAGATGCTGCTCAGAAAGTCGTTGCCACTTTAAGTTCCTAGGACCAGACGGCGGCCTGCTGTGAACTCAGCGGGCCGCGATGATTTGACGTGGTTGTTTTGCAAAAAGCGATCTTAGCCATCTTTTAAAACACACATTTCCCGCAAGGGTGACAGATTATGAGTATTTTAGTTACTGAAAAGACACGCGTCATTTGCCAGGGGATCACCGGTAAGTCCGGTCTGTTTCACAGCCAGCAGTGCCGTGAATATGGGACGCCATTGTTGGGCGGCGTGACTCCCGGTAAAGGGGGAACCGAAGTCGACGGCTTTCCGGTATATAACACGGTTGAAGAAGCGGTCGAAAAAACCGGCGCGAATACAAGTCTGATTTTTGTGCCACCGCCATTCTGTGGTGAAGCAATCATGGAAGCCGCGGACGCCGGTATTGAATTGATCATTGCCATCACCGAAGGAGTGCCTGTCACCGACATGGTGCGAGTGATGGAGTATCTCAAGGGTAAAAAGAGCCGCCTGATTGGCCCGAACTGTCCTGGAGTGATTACTCCCGGCATTGCGAAAATCGGCATTATGCCCGGCTATATTCATACGCCCGGTTCCGTAGGGCTGATCAGCAAGAGTGGAACGCTGACCTACGAAGCAGCCTGGCAGTTGGGTAATGTCGGTCTAGGCCAGACAACTGCTGTGGGCATTGGTGGTGATCCGATTATCGGCACCACATTTATTGATCTTTTGGAACTGTTCGAGAACGATCCTGCGACGGAATCGATCATGCTGATTGGCGAAATCGGTGGAACGGCTGAAATTGAAGCAGCCGAATACATCAAGGAACATGTCACCAAACCGGTGGCCGGGTTCATTGCCGGTAAGACGGCACCTCCCGGAAAACGGATGGGACACGCGGGGGCGATCATCAGCGGGGGAAGTGGAACCGCCGATGAGAAAATTGCCGCTCTGGAAGCAGCCGGTGTTGTCGTGGCAGAAAGCCCCGCCGACATGGGGGCTGCGGTCAAGCGGGCGATTGAAGCTGCCGCTTAATTAAATCTGGTGGACTGAATGAGTCTCAAAGAGAAAAGGGCAACCGGTGAATCTGGTTGCCCTTTTTTATGTTTACGAATTTGGTCGTTAGCGAT
This window of the Gimesia fumaroli genome carries:
- a CDS encoding REP-associated tyrosine transposase, with protein sequence MTSPRKQIKHFHEPGDCHELTFSCYQRKPLLTNPIWNKLLCQSIDQALVRHHFRLIAFVIMPEHLHLFVYPESNECKIDRLLAAIKRPFSYRIKELLIQKNNDLVLELTSKKNSGKSVFHFWQKGPGYDRNLSTKQAVENAINYIHLNPVKRKLSNDSSSWKWSSARWYESDGKVVDPDLPQIHGLPWEFFEVQ
- a CDS encoding RbsD/FucU family protein, with the protein product MLKGIPPILSPDLMNTMMNMGHGDDIVLADGNFPADSHAQRIIRLDGHGVPEILDAMLQFFPLDTFVDQPAGLMNPVDEKTAEPPIWSTYQQLIQKHDSRKFELEKIERFEFYERAKLAYAIVATSETALYANLILKKGVVVE
- the sucC gene encoding ADP-forming succinate--CoA ligase subunit beta; this encodes MKIHEYQAKQLFREVGIPVPEGIIAKTADEAVAAFEKLDRPLVVVKSQIHAGGRGKGRFKEHPDQAGVVLARSAEEVRENAERMLGSTLVTIQTGEEGKQVNTLFIEQGLDIAKELYLGCVIDREAGGPVMILSTEGGMEIEVVAEEAPEKILSEPFSIHTGLLGFQARKLAFKLGMEGKTVRSAEKFFCQLSRFFVDNDCSMTEINPLVITGEGDLVALDAKVTFDDNALFRHKPFDELRDLTEEDPAEVAAANAGLSYVKLDGNIGCLVNGAGLAMSTMDLIKHHGGEPANFLDVGGGANVDQVTEAFRIILADENVKAVLVNIFGGIMKCDTIVTALLEAYEKVGFTVPLVVRLEGTNVEVARKMLSESGRDIISATDLTDAAQKVVATLSS
- the sucD gene encoding succinate--CoA ligase subunit alpha, producing the protein MSILVTEKTRVICQGITGKSGLFHSQQCREYGTPLLGGVTPGKGGTEVDGFPVYNTVEEAVEKTGANTSLIFVPPPFCGEAIMEAADAGIELIIAITEGVPVTDMVRVMEYLKGKKSRLIGPNCPGVITPGIAKIGIMPGYIHTPGSVGLISKSGTLTYEAAWQLGNVGLGQTTAVGIGGDPIIGTTFIDLLELFENDPATESIMLIGEIGGTAEIEAAEYIKEHVTKPVAGFIAGKTAPPGKRMGHAGAIISGGSGTADEKIAALEAAGVVVAESPADMGAAVKRAIEAAA